One window of Cucurbita pepo subsp. pepo cultivar mu-cu-16 chromosome LG19, ASM280686v2, whole genome shotgun sequence genomic DNA carries:
- the LOC111781384 gene encoding FACT complex subunit SPT16-like, with amino-acid sequence MADRRNGNSQPSNGKTSGAGNTYTIDLVNFSTRLKAIYAHWGEHKSDMWSSSDVLAIGTPPTSDDLRYLKSSALHIWLFGYEFPETIIVFTKKQIHFLCSQKKVSLLDVVKKSTLDAVGADVVMHVKAKNDDGSSLMDAIFRAIRAQSKADGLENPVVGYIAREAPEGNLLETWSGKLKSANFELGDITNGLSDLFACKDDNEIMNIKKAAFLTVNVMNKVVVPKLENVIDEEKKITHSALMDETEKAILEPSKAGVKLKTENVDICYPPIFQSGGEFDLRPSAASNDELLHYDPASVIICAVGSRYKSYCSNVARTFLIDANALESKAYEVLLKAQEVAISMLRPGNKVNAAYVAALSVVEKEAPELVPNLTKSAGTGIGLEFRESGLNLNSKNDRIVKSGMVFNVSLGFQNLKLTDKSQSAAGKTKNQNFSLLIADTVIVGKEKTEVLTAPSSKSMKDVAYSFNEDEEEEEKPKVKTEGNRKEAVVSKTTLRSDNHEISKEELRRQHQAELARQKNEETARRLAGVGNGAGDNRSSMRTAADLVAYKNVNDLPPQRDLMIHIDQKNETVLLPIYGSMVPFHVATIRTVSSQQDTNRSCYIRIIFNVPGTPFSPHDASSLKFQGSIYLKEVSFRSKDPRHISEVVQLIKTLRRQVVARESERAERATLVTQEKLQLAGNRFKPIRLPELWIRPPFGGRGRKLPGTLEAHLNGFRYATTRSEERVDIMFGNVKHAFFQPAENEMITLLHFHLHNHIMVGNKKTKDVQFYVEVMDVVQTIGGGKRSAYDPDEIEEEQRERDRKNKINMDFQSFVNRVNDLWGQPQFSGLDLEFDQPLRELGFHGVPYKSSAFIVPTSTCLVELIETPFLVVTLGEIEIVNLERVGFGQKNFDMTIVFKDFKRDVLRIDSIPSTSLDGIKEWLDTTDIKYYESKLNLNWRQILKTITDDPQSFIDDGGWEFLNLEATDSETDNSGESDKGYEPSDVEPESDSEEDDSDSASLVESEDEEEEDSDGDSEEEKGKTWEELEREASNADREKGDESDSEEERKRRKMKTYGKFRAGPSGNVPKRPKIR; translated from the coding sequence ATGGCTGATCGTAGAAATGGTAATAGCCAACCTTCCAATGGGAAGACTAGTGGGGCAGGGAATACATATACTATTGATCTTGTTAACTTCAGCACAAGACTGAAAGCTATATATGCTCATTGGGGTGAACACAAATCTGATATGTGGAGCTCTTCAGATGTACTAGCTATTGGGACACCTCCAACGTCTGACGATCTGCGGTACCTTAAGTCTTCAGCGCTGCATATCTGGTTGTTTGGTTATGAGTTCCCAGAGACTATAATTGTGTTCACCAAGAAACAAATCCATTTTCTGTGTAGCCAAAAGAAGGTCTCTCTACTTGATGTTGTAAAAAAATCTACCTTAGATGCTGTTGGAGCAGATGTCGTTATGCATGTGAAAGCAAAGAATGATGATGGTTCTTCCTTAATGGATGCTATATTTCGTGCCATTCGAGCTCAGTCAAAGGCAGATGGGCTGGAGAACCCAGTAGTTGGATACATAGCTAGAGAAGCTCCTGAAGGGAACCTTTTAGAGACATGGTCTGGGAAGCTAAAAAGTGCCAACTTTGAATTGGGTGACATAACTAATGGGTTATCTGACTTATTTGCCTGCAAAGATGATAATGAAATCATGAACATCAAGAAAGCTGCATTTTTAACCGTCAATGTGATGAATAAAGTTGTGGTCCCAAAGCTGGAAAATGTGATTGATGAGGAGAAGAAAATTACCCATTCAGCATTGATGGACGAGACTGAGAAAGCCATTCTGGAACCCTCAAAAGCTGGTGTGAAGTTAAAGACTGAAAATGTTGACATATGTTACCCTCCAATATTTCAAAGTGGAGGGGAGTTTGATCTCAGGCCTAGTGCTGCTAGCAATGATGAGTTACTTCATTATGATCCTGCAAGTGTGATCATATGTGCTGTCGGGTCCCGATACAAGAGCTATTGCTCTAATGTTGCAAGAACTTTCTTGATTGATGCTAATGCACTGGAAAGCAAGGCTTATGAGGTCCTTTTAAAAGCCCAAGAAGTGGCCATCAGTATGTTGAGGCCTGGAAATAAGGTGAATGCTGCATATGTAGCTGCTCTTTCCGTTGTCGAGAAAGAAGCTCCAGAGTTGGTTCCCAATCTTACTAAATCAGCTGGAACAGGCATTGGTCTTGAGTTTCGTGAGTCTGGGTTGAATCTTAATTCCAAAAATGACCGCATAGTGAAGAGCGGCATGGTGTTTAATGTTTCACTTGGTTTTCAGAACTTAAAGTTAACAGATAAATCGCAGAGCGCTGCTGGTAAAACAAAGAACCAAAACTTTTCATTATTGATTGCTGATACAGTTATTGTAGGCAAAGAGAAGACAGAAGTTTTGACTGCTCCAAGCTCTAAAAGTATGAAAGACGTTGCATATTCATTTAATGAGgatgaggaggaagaagaaaaacccaaGGTAAAAACTGAAGGTAATAGAAAGGAGGCAGTGGTCTCAAAGACGACTTTAAGGTCAGATAATCATGAGATCTCAAAGGAGGAGCTCCGAAGGCAACATCAGGCTGAACTTGCTCGTCagaagaatgaagaaactGCTAGGAGACTAGCTGGTGTTGGAAATGGAGCTGGAGACAATCGTTCTTCAATGAGAACTGCAGCAGACTTGGTTGCTTATAAGAATGTAAATGATCTGCCTCCCCAGAGAGATCTGATGATTCACATTGACCAGAAGAATGAAACTGTACTTTTGCCTATTTATGGTAGCATGGTTCCTTTCCATGTTGCTACTATAAGGACTGTCTCCAGCCAACAGGACACCAACCGCAGTTGTTATATTAGAATAATTTTCAATGTTCCTGGGACTCCTTTCAGTCCTCACGATGCAAGTTCATTGAAATTCCAGGGTTCTATATACTTGAAGGAGGTTTCATTCCGCTCCAAAGACCCGAGACACATCAGTGAAGTAGTACAGCTAATTAAAACATTACGGAGACAGGTTGTTGCTAGGGAGTCTGAGAGAGCAGAAAGGGCAACATTGGTTACACAGGAGAAGCTCCAGTTAGCTGGTAATCGATTCAAGCCAATTAGGTTGCCTGAGCTTTGGATTCGCCCCCCTTTTGGTGGGCGTGGGAGGAAGTTGCCTGGGACTCTGGAAGCACATTTGAATGGATTTCGTTATGCTACCACTAGATCAGAGGAACGGGTGGACATTATGTTTGGTAATGTCAAGCATGCATTTTTCCAGCCAGCAGAGAATGAAATGATCACTCTACTTCACTTTCATCTTCACAACCATATAATGGTGGGGAATAAGAAAACCAAAGATGTACAGTTCTATGTCGAGGTGATGGATGTTGTTCAGACCATAGGAGGTGGAAAGAGATCAGCCTACGACCCAGATGAGATAGAGGAAGAGCAAAGGGAGAGAGAcagaaagaataaaataaacatggACTTTCAGAGCTTTGTAAACCGTGTCAATGATCTTTGGGGCCAGCCCCAATTCAGTGGTCTTGATCTTGAGTTTGATCAGCCTCTGAGAGAGCTTGGATTTCATGGAGTTCCTTATAAATCTTCTGCATTTATTGTCCCAACCTCTACCTGCTTGGTTGAACTTATAGAAACACCTTTCCTTGTAGTCACACTTGGTGAAATTGAAATAGTAAATCTAGAGAGAGTTGGCTTTGGACAGAAGAATTTTGACATGACTATTGTGTTTAAAGACTTCAAGCGAGACGTTCTTCGGATTGACTCTATCCCTTCCACGTCACTGGATGGTATCAAGGAATGGCTTGACACAACAGACATCAAGTACTATGAAAGTAAGCTCAATTTGAATTGGCGACAAATCCTAAAGACAATAACCGATGATCCACAGAGCTTCATTGATGATGGTGGATGGgaattcttgaatttggaAGCTACTGACTCTGAAACTGATAACTCTGGGGAATCAGACAAGGGATATGAGCCATCAGATGTTGAGCCTGAATCTGACTCGGAAGAGGATGATTCCGACAGTGCATCATTAGTTGAGTCAGaggatgaggaagaagaagattctGACGGCGATTCGGAGGAGGAGAAAGGGAAGACATGGGaagagttggagagggaagCAAGCAATGCTGACAGGGAAAAGGGAGATGAGTCAGACagtgaagaagagaggaagagaagaaagatgaaaacttATGGTAAGTTTCGAGCTGGTCCTAGTGGCAATGTCCCCAAGCGGCCGAAGATCAGATGA
- the LOC111781396 gene encoding BTB/POZ domain-containing protein At1g30440-like, giving the protein MACVKLGSKNDAFQRQGQAWFCTSGLPSDIIVEVGEMSFHLHKFPLLSRSGVMERMIAEAAEEQEEGGVITIPNVPGGAKTFELVAKFCYGVKIECTPSNVVYLRCAAERLEMTEEYGEGNLISQTEAFLNQVVLKSWKDSLTALQTRDDDILPHADELHITKRCIESLAVKACTDPSLFGWPITEHGGPMQSPGGSVLWNGISTGARLKHSSLDWWYEDAATLSLPLYKRLISALESRGIRPEIIAGSVTSYAKRYIPGLNRRQGSSESSSRLVPAALGTPSSEDEQKLLLEEIDRMLPMQKNLVPTKLLFGLLRTSMILRVNPSCICTLEKRVGMQLDQATVEDLLMPNFTNSMDTLYNVDCVQRILEHFLAMEQVNHGGASPCSIDDEQLIGSPSMPPITMVAKLIDGYLAEVAPDVNLKLPKFQSLAGAVPDYARPLDDGLYRAIDIYLKSHPWLGESDREQLCRLMDCQKLSLEACTHAAQNERLPLRIIVQVLFFEQLQLRTSIAGCFLVSDNLDGSRQLRSGIVGSNEGGWGTAVRENQVLKVGMDSMRMRVSELEKECSNMRQEIEKLGRPKGSSAWGNVSKKFGFKLKSQMCSAQEGSVSNQYNGNKKTEKLKNSQGKNKKRSPAISNE; this is encoded by the exons ATGGCTTGCGTTAAGCTAGGATCCAAAAACGATGCATTCCAAAGGCAAGGACAGGCCTG GTTCTGCACTAGTGGACTGCCTAGTGATATCATTGTTGAAGTTGGAGAGATGTCCTTCCATCTACACAAG TTCCCTCTGCTATCAAGAAGCGGGGTAATGGAAAGAATGATAGCTGAAGCAGCTGAAGAACAGGAGGAAGGAGGTGTAATAACTATTCCTAACGTTCCTGGGGGTGCCAAAACATTTGAACTGGTTGCCAAGTTCTGCTACGGGGTCAAAATTGAATGTACACCCTCAAATGTTGTCTACCTCCGCTGTGCAGCTGAGCGTCTAGAAATGACTGAGGAGTATGGGGAGGGTAATCTCATTTCTCAGACTGAGGCCTTTCTGAATCAAGTTGTCCTCAAAAGCTGGAAGGACTCTCTGACGGCGCTACAGACACGTGATGATGATATCCTTCCCCATGCAGATGAACTCCATATCACTAAAAGATGTATCGAGTCACTTGCTGTTAAGGCATGCACTGACCCAAGTTTATTTGGGTGGCCAATTACAGAGCATGGAGGACCTATGCAAAGTCCTGGTGGCAGTGTTTTGTGGAATGGCATAAGTACGGGAGCTAGGCTGAAACATTCAAGTCTGGATTGGTGGTATGAGGACGCTGCAACCTTAAGCTTGCCTCTTTACAAGAGGTTAATTTCAGCTTTGGAATCACGTGGAATCAGACCGGAAATTATTGCAGGGTCTGTAACTTCCTATGCTAAAAGGTATATTCCTGGTCTAAATCGGCGTCAAGGTTCTAGCGAATCTAGTAGTCGACTCGTGCCAGCGGCTTTGGGGACACCGTCCTCAGAAGACGAACAAAAACTTTTACTAGAAGAGATTGATAGGATGCTTCCAATGCAGAAGAACCTAGTTCCAACCAAGTTGCTTTTTGGGTTATTGCGTACGTCCATGATTCTTCGGGTCAATCCTTCTTGCATCTGTACTTTAGAGAAAAGGGTGGGTATGCAACTTGATCAAGCCACTGTAGAAGATCTTTTGATGCCCAATTTCACTAACTCCATGGATACACTTTACAATGTTGACTGTGTCCAAAGGATTCTTGAGCACTTCCTAGCAATGGAGCAGGTCAATCATGGGGGCGCCTCACCATGTTCTATTGATGATGAACAGCTGATAGGGTCGCCCTCTATGCCACCAATTACCATGGTCGCAAAGCTGATAGATGGATACCTTGCAGAAGTAGCTCCTGATGTCAATTTGAAGCTTCCTAAGTTTCAATCCCTTGCCGGTGCAGTTCCTGATTACGCTAGACCTTTGGATGATGGCCTTTATCGTGCTATAGATATATATCTGAAG TCACACCCATGGTTAGGAGAATCCGACCGAGAACAACTATGTCGACTGATGGACTGCCAGAAGCTTTCTTTAGAAGCCTGTACACATGCTGCACAGAATGAAAGACTACCCCTTAGAATCATTGTTCAAGTGCTCTTTTTTGAGCAGCTTCAGCTTAGAACCTCAATTGCTGGCTGTTTTCTGGTTTCAGACAATCTTGATGGATCCAGACAGTTGAGAAGTGGGATTGTTGGATCTAATGAAGGAGGTTGGGGAACAGCTGTTAGAGAGAATCAAGTTTTGAAGGTTGGGATGGATAGCATGAGGATGAGAGTGTCCGAGCTTGAGAAGGAATGCTCAAACATGCGACAGGAGATCGAGAAACTAGGCCGACCAAAGGGTTCAAGTGCATGGGGAAATGTATCGAAGAAATTTGGATTCAAGCTGAAGTCTCAAATGTGCAGTGCTCAAGAGGGTTCAGTCAGTAACCAATATAATGGGAATAAGAAAACAGAGAAGTTGAAGAACAGCCAaggaaagaacaagaagagaagTCCTGCAATTTCAAATGAGTAG